A single window of Streptomyces cathayae DNA harbors:
- a CDS encoding IclR family transcriptional regulator produces the protein MSAGETGGGAQVKSAVRTVELLEYFAGRPGMHSLAAVQEAVGYPKSSLYMLLRTLVDLGWVETDATGTRYGIGVRALLVGTSYIDGDEVVAAARPTLDRLSDDTTETIHLARLDGTNVVYLATRQSQHYLRPFTRVGRRLPAHSTSLGKALLSTYPDEQVRKMLPQTLPALTENTITDREKLIEELHQVREQGFAVDREENTLGLRCFGVAIPYRTPARDAISCSVPVARLTPAHEQMVKDALFDARDRLTLATRRL, from the coding sequence ATGTCGGCTGGCGAGACGGGCGGCGGCGCACAGGTCAAGTCCGCGGTGCGGACCGTTGAACTGCTCGAGTACTTCGCCGGACGCCCCGGTATGCACTCCCTGGCGGCGGTCCAGGAGGCCGTCGGCTACCCCAAGTCCAGCCTCTACATGCTGCTGCGCACCCTCGTCGACCTCGGCTGGGTGGAGACGGACGCGACGGGCACCCGGTACGGCATCGGCGTGCGGGCGCTGCTCGTGGGCACGTCCTACATCGACGGCGACGAGGTGGTGGCGGCGGCCCGTCCCACCCTGGACCGGCTCTCGGACGACACCACGGAGACCATCCACCTGGCCCGGCTCGACGGCACCAACGTCGTCTATCTGGCCACCCGGCAGTCGCAGCACTACCTGCGCCCCTTCACCCGGGTCGGCCGCCGGCTGCCCGCGCACTCGACGTCGCTCGGCAAGGCGCTGCTGAGCACGTACCCGGACGAGCAGGTGCGCAAGATGCTCCCGCAGACGCTGCCCGCCCTCACCGAGAACACCATCACGGACCGGGAGAAGCTCATCGAGGAGCTGCACCAGGTGCGCGAGCAGGGCTTCGCCGTGGACCGCGAGGAGAACACGCTCGGGCTGCGCTGCTTCGGGGTGGCGATCCCCTACCGCACGCCCGCGCGGGACGCGATCAGCTGCTCGGTGCCGGTCGCCCGGCTCACCCCCGCACACGAACAGATGGTCAAGGACGCCCTGTTCGACGCGCGCGACCGGCTGACCCTGGCCACCCGGAGGCTCTGA
- a CDS encoding aldehyde dehydrogenase (NADP(+)), whose product MAAAPVWSVDPRTGKQREQVAVEATVQEVDAAVRAAHDARGALADRIVRAAFLRSAADELEAARDRLVEAADAETALGPVRLTGELARTCYQLRAFAGIVEEGAFLDVVIDHPDDTATPPVPDLRRYKVPLGVVAVYSASNFPFAFSVPGGDTASALAAGCPVVVKAHPDHPGLSELVARVLRRAAARHDIPESVLGLVHGFEAGVELVRHPLVAAAGFTGSVRGGRALFDAAAARPVPIPFHGELGSLNPVLVTEAAAAERAEAIGAGLAGSMTLGVGQFCVKPGLVLAPAGAAGDRLVTSLTDAVSAADAGVLLDHRMRDNFVAGVAERAQLPDVESPVTPGAGGEHTVSAGFLTVPASRLATEGEHDLLLEECFGPVTVVVRYEDDTEVRSVLTRLPGNLTATVHLSEEEGAGQGRGAEILAELTPLAGRVLVNAWPTGVAVAPAQHHGGPYPATTSTSTSVGGTAIERWLRPVAYQNSPAALLPPELRDDNPQKLPRRFNGGLER is encoded by the coding sequence GTGGCAGCAGCACCAGTCTGGAGCGTCGACCCCCGTACCGGGAAACAGCGGGAACAGGTCGCGGTGGAGGCCACGGTTCAGGAGGTGGACGCCGCCGTCCGGGCCGCGCACGACGCGCGGGGCGCCCTGGCCGACCGCATCGTCCGCGCGGCCTTCCTGCGCAGTGCCGCCGACGAACTCGAGGCGGCCAGGGACCGGCTCGTCGAGGCCGCCGACGCCGAGACCGCCCTCGGCCCGGTCCGGCTGACCGGCGAACTCGCCCGCACCTGCTACCAGTTGCGGGCCTTCGCCGGCATCGTCGAGGAGGGCGCCTTCCTCGACGTCGTCATCGACCACCCCGACGACACCGCGACCCCGCCCGTCCCGGACCTGCGCCGCTACAAGGTCCCGCTGGGGGTCGTCGCCGTCTACTCGGCCTCCAACTTCCCCTTCGCCTTCTCCGTCCCCGGCGGCGACACCGCGAGCGCGCTCGCGGCCGGCTGCCCGGTGGTCGTCAAGGCCCACCCCGACCACCCGGGCCTGTCCGAGCTGGTCGCCAGGGTGCTGCGCCGCGCGGCGGCCCGGCACGACATCCCCGAGAGCGTGCTCGGCCTGGTGCACGGCTTCGAGGCCGGCGTCGAACTGGTCCGGCACCCGCTGGTCGCGGCGGCCGGCTTCACCGGCTCGGTGCGCGGCGGACGCGCCCTCTTCGACGCGGCGGCCGCCCGCCCGGTCCCGATCCCGTTCCACGGCGAGCTGGGCTCCCTGAACCCGGTCCTGGTCACCGAGGCCGCCGCCGCCGAGCGCGCCGAGGCGATCGGGGCCGGTCTCGCCGGTTCGATGACGCTGGGCGTCGGCCAGTTCTGCGTCAAGCCGGGCCTCGTCCTGGCCCCGGCGGGCGCGGCCGGCGACCGCCTCGTCACGTCCCTGACCGACGCCGTCAGCGCCGCCGACGCCGGCGTCCTGCTCGACCACCGGATGCGCGACAACTTCGTCGCCGGGGTCGCCGAGCGCGCCCAACTGCCCGACGTGGAGTCCCCGGTGACCCCGGGCGCGGGCGGCGAGCACACGGTCAGCGCCGGGTTCCTCACCGTCCCGGCGAGCAGGCTCGCCACGGAGGGCGAGCACGACCTGCTGCTGGAGGAGTGCTTCGGACCGGTCACCGTCGTGGTCCGCTACGAGGACGACACCGAGGTCCGCTCCGTCCTGACCCGCCTCCCCGGCAACCTCACCGCCACCGTCCACCTGTCCGAGGAGGAGGGCGCCGGACAGGGCCGGGGCGCGGAGATCCTCGCCGAACTGACCCCGCTCGCCGGCCGGGTGCTCGTCAACGCCTGGCCGACCGGTGTCGCGGTCGCCCCGGCCCAGCACCACGGCGGCCCGTACCCGGCGACCACCTCCACCTCCACCTCGGTCGGCGGCACCGCCATCGAGCGCTGGCTGCGTCCCGTCGCCTACCAGAACAGCCCGGCCGCCCTCCTGCCGCCGGAACTGCGCGACGACAACCCGCAGAAACTGCCCCGCCGCTTCAACGGCGGCCTGGAGCGCTGA
- a CDS encoding GNAT family N-acetyltransferase: MIESHRTVDSLVIRTALAAEAADIAALHLRARSTYYPDGLPEDGTDWPARWREAVEHPDGQVLCAVRDGHLAGIASFRTPPGAPADTVKLFQFHVDPGQWRAGIGTALHTACVEEWRANGRRTAVLEVHADNRRAQAFYTRRGWIPDPGRPPAEDDHHLHLCFAVPGE, translated from the coding sequence ATGATCGAATCGCACCGGACCGTGGACTCCTTGGTGATCAGGACGGCCCTGGCGGCCGAGGCCGCGGACATCGCCGCGCTGCACCTGCGCGCCCGGTCCACGTACTACCCGGACGGCCTCCCCGAGGACGGCACCGACTGGCCGGCGCGCTGGCGGGAGGCCGTCGAGCACCCCGACGGGCAGGTGCTGTGCGCGGTGCGGGACGGCCACCTGGCCGGCATCGCCTCGTTCCGCACCCCGCCGGGCGCTCCCGCCGACACGGTCAAGCTGTTCCAGTTCCACGTCGACCCGGGCCAGTGGCGCGCCGGCATCGGCACGGCCCTGCACACCGCCTGCGTCGAGGAGTGGCGGGCGAACGGACGGCGGACCGCCGTGCTCGAGGTGCACGCCGACAACCGGCGGGCCCAGGCCTTCTACACCCGCCGGGGCTGGATCCCGGACCCGGGGCGTCCGCCCGCCGAGGACGACCACCACCTCCACCTGTGCTTCGCCGTGCCGGGGGAATGA
- a CDS encoding SigE family RNA polymerase sigma factor: MGALVDDAASVEFHAFFERHYAELSRLAWLLTGEADAADDLAADALLALWHRWDRVRAAEHPVAYARGVVANMARTRIRGAVRERRRIALFWPQREERVENPDVAGVLDVREALRRLPFRKRACVVLRHAFDLSEKDTALALGVSVGTVKSQTSKGMAELQRLLGTAEVPRRVHAAAGHPGKPAGEDTGRDR; this comes from the coding sequence GTGGGTGCGCTCGTCGACGACGCCGCCTCCGTGGAGTTCCACGCCTTCTTCGAGCGTCACTACGCCGAACTGTCCCGTCTGGCCTGGCTGCTGACGGGCGAGGCGGACGCCGCCGACGACCTGGCCGCGGACGCGCTGCTGGCCCTGTGGCACCGCTGGGACCGGGTGCGCGCCGCCGAGCATCCGGTGGCGTACGCGCGGGGCGTGGTCGCCAACATGGCGCGTACCCGCATCCGCGGCGCGGTGCGCGAGCGGCGCCGGATCGCCCTGTTCTGGCCGCAGCGTGAGGAGCGGGTCGAGAATCCGGACGTCGCGGGCGTGCTGGATGTGCGGGAGGCGTTGCGCAGACTGCCGTTCCGCAAGCGGGCGTGTGTGGTGCTGCGGCACGCCTTCGACCTGTCGGAGAAGGACACCGCGCTGGCCCTGGGCGTCTCGGTGGGTACGGTGAAGAGCCAGACCTCGAAGGGGATGGCCGAACTGCAGCGGCTGCTGGGCACGGCGGAGGTGCCCCGAAGGGTGCACGCCGCGGCGGGGCACCCGGGGAAGCCCGCCGGCGAGGACACGGGAAGGGACCGATGA